A portion of the Desulfovermiculus halophilus DSM 18834 genome contains these proteins:
- a CDS encoding heme lyase CcmF/NrfE family subunit: MTHSIGFFCLLAGMGLSIALCAWCGHMLWRGKAQGMHKVVWIQALIVGLTLVPSLILADALLGHDFSFKLVADYTDSLLPWTYALTAFWAGQEGSFLFWTLALAVVGLFWAGSSSGRGVPAESTCAFWMVYSLVQAFFFLILTTVSNPLLQLSPPPADGNGLNPLLQHPGMVFHPPLLFIGYAGLTVPAAAGLGTVFVQDDAWLERVRNWTLTAWIFLTAGIVLGAWWSYMELGWGGYWAWDPVENASLIPWLACSAFVHTAVIGRKSRALGRTNVALAGLSLVLCLLATFVTRSGMLDSLHAFGAQGVGLPLIWGMGAGVLLVLLGILGAQTSLRRQLPSIGSQQGGIVLLTWLLLILAAVIGLGTLWPLISRIWSAQSVGFGPDFYNRVCLPFFALFIIGLPFCPWLGWTGWKRFPKVLAGILGGALILGAAAWTLGIRDLLPLPTVAFALVAVPSLLGICLYRSAYRRRRSGWAVMAVHIGLAVVALGIAVSGPYAQEKDAVLSPGQQLRLKEYTFTHLSLSRERTQRMEAYKATLRVAKNGREIARLVPERRMYRSFNQPFAEAAVIPGLGDEIYATLLGFDQEDRVRVQVRINPGVNWIWIGGTLMCLAGLLAIRRQRPPRQESDA; this comes from the coding sequence ATGACACATAGTATAGGTTTTTTCTGTTTGCTGGCTGGGATGGGGCTGAGCATTGCGCTCTGCGCCTGGTGCGGGCACATGCTCTGGCGGGGAAAGGCGCAGGGGATGCACAAGGTGGTGTGGATCCAGGCGCTCATCGTGGGCTTGACCCTGGTTCCCTCCCTCATTCTGGCCGACGCCCTGCTCGGACATGATTTTTCCTTTAAGCTGGTGGCCGACTACACAGACTCCCTCCTGCCCTGGACCTACGCCCTGACCGCATTCTGGGCCGGCCAGGAGGGCTCGTTCCTGTTCTGGACCCTGGCCCTGGCCGTGGTTGGGCTGTTCTGGGCCGGATCGTCCTCCGGCAGGGGCGTGCCGGCAGAAAGCACCTGTGCTTTCTGGATGGTCTACAGCCTGGTCCAGGCCTTTTTCTTTCTGATCTTGACCACGGTCAGCAACCCCCTGCTCCAGCTCTCACCGCCCCCTGCAGACGGAAACGGCCTCAATCCCTTGCTGCAGCATCCGGGGATGGTCTTTCATCCCCCACTGCTGTTCATCGGATACGCCGGTCTGACCGTACCGGCCGCGGCCGGCCTGGGAACGGTCTTTGTCCAGGACGACGCCTGGCTGGAACGGGTCAGAAACTGGACCTTAACGGCCTGGATCTTTCTGACCGCCGGCATTGTCCTCGGGGCCTGGTGGTCGTATATGGAGCTGGGCTGGGGCGGATACTGGGCCTGGGATCCGGTGGAGAACGCCTCCCTGATTCCCTGGCTGGCCTGCAGCGCCTTCGTGCACACGGCGGTCATCGGCCGCAAGAGCCGGGCCCTGGGCCGAACCAATGTAGCCCTGGCCGGGCTGAGTCTCGTGCTCTGCCTCCTGGCCACATTCGTTACCCGCAGCGGGATGCTGGACTCCCTGCACGCCTTCGGGGCTCAAGGGGTGGGCCTGCCCCTGATCTGGGGCATGGGAGCCGGAGTCCTCTTGGTGCTGCTGGGGATACTCGGGGCCCAAACCTCCCTCCGGCGCCAGCTGCCCTCCATCGGCAGCCAGCAGGGTGGGATCGTCCTGCTGACCTGGCTTTTGCTCATCCTGGCCGCTGTGATCGGCCTGGGGACCCTGTGGCCGCTGATCAGCCGGATCTGGTCCGCGCAAAGCGTGGGGTTCGGTCCAGATTTCTACAACCGGGTCTGCCTGCCCTTTTTTGCCCTGTTCATCATCGGCCTGCCCTTCTGCCCCTGGCTGGGGTGGACCGGCTGGAAGCGTTTTCCCAAAGTGCTGGCCGGAATCCTGGGCGGGGCCCTGATCCTGGGGGCGGCTGCCTGGACCCTGGGGATCCGGGATCTTCTCCCCCTGCCCACTGTTGCCTTTGCCCTTGTCGCCGTGCCCTCTCTGCTTGGTATCTGTCTGTATCGCTCCGCATACCGCAGGCGCAGGTCGGGATGGGCGGTGATGGCGGTTCATATCGGGCTGGCTGTAGTGGCTCTGGGCATTGCCGTGTCCGGTCCCTACGCCCAGGAGAAAGACGCGGTGCTCAGTCCTGGACAACAGCTGCGGCTTAAGGAGTATACCTTCACCCATCTCTCTCTGAGCAGAGAGCGGACCCAAAGGATGGAGGCCTACAAAGCCACTTTGCGGGTGGCCAAGAACGGCAGGGAGATCGCACGTCTGGTCCCGGAGCGCAGAATGTACCGCAGCTTCAACCAGCCCTTTGCCGAGGCCGCTGTTATTCCCGGCCTGGGAGACGAGATCTACGCCACATTGCTGGGCTTTGACCAGGAGGACCGGGTTCGGGTTCAGGTGCGGATCAATCCCGGAGTGAACTGGATCTGGATAGGAGGAACCCTCATGTGTCTGGCCGGGCTGCTGGCCATACGGAGGCAGAGGCCACCCCGGCAGGAAAGTGATGCATAA
- a CDS encoding cytochrome c maturation protein CcmE, translating into MAGKSGQRMMYIGAFALLAVGLAGLMISGVSRDSVYFLNVSEALAKGLDNLDKARLFGKVKENGLEHRKDTVGVSFLLADTENPDQAIRVAYQGAVPDTFRPGVEVIVEGRSHSTASSFTAHTLMTKCPSKYENE; encoded by the coding sequence ATGGCCGGAAAATCAGGCCAGCGCATGATGTATATTGGTGCCTTCGCCCTGCTGGCCGTGGGGTTGGCGGGATTGATGATCAGCGGAGTGAGCAGGGACAGCGTCTACTTCTTGAATGTTTCAGAGGCCTTGGCCAAGGGGCTGGACAACCTGGACAAGGCCAGGCTGTTCGGGAAAGTGAAGGAAAACGGCCTGGAGCACCGGAAGGATACCGTGGGAGTGAGCTTTCTGCTGGCTGATACGGAGAATCCTGACCAGGCCATCCGGGTTGCCTACCAGGGGGCTGTGCCGGACACCTTCCGGCCCGGAGTGGAGGTGATCGTTGAAGGAAGATCACACAGCACGGCCTCGTCGTTCACCGCCCATACCCTGATGACCAAATGCCCCTCCAAATACGAGAACGAGTAG
- a CDS encoding hemolysin family protein, producing the protein MITLIAAVLLALGVSALCSLAEAVLYSVSWSYIETLRQSGSTSGKVLFKLRENVDEPITAILTLNTIAHTVGASVAGASAAVVFGSDSLLVFSVVFTLLILILSEIIPKTIGVMYNRGLAVFMARPLNLLVLAMKPVIKAISLLVYFIGRNQDSPEHSEEDLLALASLTRKSGVLKRFEELSIQNILALDTRTVRQVMTPRTVIFSLPSQSTVSEVWDGQHVWPHSRVPVYDNDDPEDIVGLVYRREVLQALAQDRYEQKLSDLMKPVHFVLESMTLDRVLVTFLESRLHLAVVLDEYGGLAGVITLEDILEEILGNEIMDETDQVADMRDLARRKRQRLQNAAGKT; encoded by the coding sequence ATGATCACACTGATTGCAGCGGTGCTCCTCGCTCTGGGTGTTTCGGCCTTGTGTTCCCTGGCTGAAGCAGTCCTGTATTCCGTAAGCTGGAGCTACATCGAGACTCTGCGCCAGTCGGGAAGCACCTCGGGCAAGGTGCTGTTCAAGCTGCGGGAGAACGTGGACGAGCCGATTACGGCCATTTTGACCCTGAATACGATCGCCCATACCGTCGGGGCCTCGGTTGCCGGCGCATCCGCGGCAGTGGTCTTTGGCTCCGATTCCCTGCTTGTCTTTTCTGTGGTCTTTACCCTCCTGATCCTGATCCTGTCCGAGATCATTCCCAAGACCATCGGGGTGATGTACAACAGGGGACTGGCCGTCTTCATGGCTCGGCCTTTGAATCTTCTGGTCCTGGCCATGAAGCCGGTGATCAAGGCCATCAGCCTGCTGGTGTACTTCATCGGCCGCAATCAGGACAGCCCGGAGCATTCGGAAGAAGACCTTCTGGCCCTGGCCAGCTTGACTCGCAAGAGCGGGGTGCTTAAACGGTTCGAAGAGCTGTCCATTCAAAACATCCTGGCTCTTGATACCCGTACCGTGCGTCAGGTCATGACCCCGCGCACGGTTATTTTTTCTCTGCCCAGCCAGAGCACTGTATCCGAGGTCTGGGACGGACAGCATGTCTGGCCTCACAGCCGGGTGCCGGTGTACGACAACGATGATCCGGAAGATATCGTCGGTCTGGTCTACAGGCGGGAGGTTCTGCAGGCCCTGGCCCAGGACCGGTATGAACAGAAGCTCAGCGACCTGATGAAGCCGGTTCACTTTGTCCTGGAGTCCATGACCCTGGACCGGGTGCTGGTCACCTTTCTGGAATCCAGGCTGCATCTGGCCGTGGTTCTGGATGAATACGGCGGTTTGGCCGGGGTGATCACCCTGGAGGATATCCTGGAAGAGATCCTGGGCAACGAAATCATGGATGAAACCGATCAAGTTGCTGATATGCGCGATCTGGCCCGGCGCAAGCGCCAGAGGCTGCAGAACGCGGCTGGGAAAACCTAA
- a CDS encoding DUF401 family protein, whose protein sequence is MDAPLFLPVLKVGAAFALMLLGIRFRLGIGLSILAGSLILGLSFGLGPIDWAATAVSALAAPQFILLLVIIEAIMILSHLLETSGQSQKIMHTLSRHLKWPRLRLAFFPALIGLLPMPGGAVFSAPMVKSAAREFSLTPMHQTLLNYWFRHLWELIWPMYPGIILAASLSSTSLLQFIGLTWPSFPICILLGWIFFLRPRKMPLPQQASESAPPDGHSGTWWDTLPLALAVGGTLGLQGAIWVADIPVPSELGFILALVLAIWACLRQNRLKTATVWPLLVKKHFLQMLFTLVAIFVFKDVLDTSGVVRELAQGTGSASALVLISVFLPLVVGMISGITLAFVGATFPLIVGILDHLGLENRLAYLVLAMFAGYAGVLGSPLHICFLLTCEFFRVNPFAAWLRIITPSVLFLAAGCAYFWVLV, encoded by the coding sequence ATGGACGCACCACTGTTTCTTCCCGTGCTCAAGGTCGGCGCGGCTTTTGCCCTCATGCTCCTTGGAATCCGCTTCAGGCTGGGCATAGGTCTCTCCATCCTGGCCGGCAGCCTCATCCTGGGGCTGAGCTTCGGACTGGGGCCGATAGACTGGGCCGCAACCGCAGTTTCGGCCCTGGCCGCCCCCCAGTTCATCCTGCTCCTGGTTATCATTGAAGCCATCATGATCCTGAGCCATCTTTTGGAGACCAGCGGTCAGAGCCAGAAGATCATGCACACCCTGTCCAGGCATCTGAAATGGCCCAGGCTCCGCCTGGCCTTTTTCCCGGCCCTGATCGGGCTTTTGCCCATGCCCGGCGGCGCCGTGTTCTCCGCTCCCATGGTCAAGTCCGCGGCCCGCGAATTCTCCCTGACCCCAATGCATCAGACCCTGCTCAACTACTGGTTCCGGCATTTATGGGAGCTGATCTGGCCCATGTATCCGGGCATCATCCTGGCCGCTTCCCTGAGCAGCACCTCCCTGCTGCAGTTCATCGGGCTCACCTGGCCCAGCTTTCCCATCTGCATCCTCTTGGGCTGGATTTTCTTTTTGCGTCCCCGGAAAATGCCCCTCCCGCAACAGGCCTCTGAATCCGCCCCTCCTGACGGGCACAGCGGGACCTGGTGGGACACCCTCCCCCTGGCCCTGGCCGTGGGGGGAACCCTCGGCCTTCAGGGAGCGATCTGGGTCGCTGATATCCCCGTGCCCTCAGAACTGGGGTTCATTTTGGCCCTGGTCCTTGCGATCTGGGCCTGTCTGCGCCAGAACCGGCTTAAGACTGCCACGGTCTGGCCTCTTCTGGTCAAGAAGCACTTCCTCCAGATGCTCTTTACCCTGGTGGCCATCTTCGTCTTCAAGGATGTGCTGGATACAAGCGGTGTGGTCCGGGAGTTGGCTCAGGGCACGGGCAGCGCCTCGGCCCTGGTTCTGATCAGCGTTTTCCTGCCCTTGGTGGTGGGAATGATCTCCGGAATCACCCTGGCCTTTGTTGGGGCTACTTTTCCGCTCATCGTGGGCATCCTGGATCACCTGGGGCTGGAAAACAGGCTCGCGTATCTGGTTTTGGCCATGTTTGCCGGATACGCCGGGGTCCTGGGCTCCCCCCTGCATATCTGCTTTCTGCTGACCTGCGAGTTCTTCCGGGTCAACCCTTTCGCTGCCTGGCTGCGGATAATCACTCCCAGCGTCCTCTTCCTGGCCGCCGGCTGCGCCTACTTCTGGGTGTTGGTATAG
- a CDS encoding ABC transporter ATP-binding protein: MGTQVRQELVFELKDVSYGYGAGDVLHAVWLQIPARTTVLVSGPNGSGKTTLFKLLSGVLTPSQGRIDRWISWAEMVSLGHETALYSGLTVLENLRFWTRMYRSQKPERELLDLLARAGLEAVAYEPASHLSRGMAQRLSLARVLALTPKVLLLDEPMTGLDGPSQDMIRREVVRARRRGATVLLITHSPDTDIQSADYRLELGEGKATMRAWD; the protein is encoded by the coding sequence GTGGGGACACAGGTGAGACAGGAGCTGGTCTTTGAGCTGAAGGATGTGAGCTACGGATACGGGGCCGGGGATGTCCTGCATGCTGTTTGGCTTCAGATCCCGGCCCGGACCACCGTCCTGGTCTCCGGCCCGAACGGAAGCGGAAAGACCACCCTGTTCAAGCTGCTGTCCGGGGTGCTGACCCCTTCGCAGGGGCGCATCGACCGCTGGATATCCTGGGCAGAGATGGTCAGTCTGGGCCATGAGACCGCTTTGTATTCCGGATTGACCGTGCTCGAGAATCTGCGTTTCTGGACCCGCATGTACCGCAGCCAGAAACCGGAGCGGGAGCTTCTGGACCTCCTGGCCCGGGCAGGGCTGGAGGCAGTGGCCTATGAGCCGGCCTCTCATCTGTCCCGGGGCATGGCTCAGCGCTTGAGCCTGGCCCGGGTGTTGGCCTTGACCCCCAAAGTGCTTCTGCTGGATGAGCCCATGACCGGTCTGGATGGTCCGTCCCAGGACATGATACGCAGGGAGGTGGTCCGGGCCAGAAGGCGGGGGGCCACGGTCCTGCTGATCACTCATTCCCCGGATACGGACATCCAGTCGGCGGACTACCGCCTGGAACTGGGCGAAGGGAAAGCGACAATGCGGGCGTGGGACTGA
- the ccsA gene encoding cytochrome c biogenesis protein CcsA, which yields MPFFFILAALTWAALLVSQGMVWLYAPVEASMGPVQKIFYLHLPLAWWAFMAFFAVFVASIGFLWTRRPAWDRLAAASAEVGVVFTLLVLITGSMWGRASWNTWWTWDPRLTTALVMCFAYSAYLALRQAWIPSPRREVLCAVLGVLAFADVPLVFVSARLWRSIHPAVFASSGGGMPGEMLSTVAVCLLAWGGLTGLMITHRYRQLQVQARLDRLLAERYR from the coding sequence ATGCCGTTTTTTTTCATTCTTGCCGCGCTCACCTGGGCCGCCCTACTCGTTTCGCAGGGCATGGTCTGGCTCTACGCCCCGGTGGAGGCGAGTATGGGCCCGGTGCAGAAGATATTCTATCTGCATCTGCCTCTGGCCTGGTGGGCATTCATGGCTTTTTTTGCCGTTTTTGTGGCCAGCATCGGCTTCTTGTGGACCAGGAGACCGGCCTGGGACAGACTGGCCGCGGCCTCGGCCGAAGTCGGGGTTGTGTTTACCCTTCTGGTCCTGATTACTGGCTCCATGTGGGGCAGGGCTTCCTGGAACACCTGGTGGACCTGGGATCCCCGTCTGACCACGGCCCTGGTCATGTGCTTCGCATACAGCGCCTATCTGGCCCTGCGCCAGGCATGGATCCCCAGCCCCAGACGGGAGGTGCTGTGCGCGGTGCTCGGGGTTCTGGCCTTTGCCGATGTCCCCCTGGTCTTTGTCTCCGCCCGCTTGTGGCGGAGCATACATCCTGCGGTCTTTGCCTCTTCCGGAGGCGGAATGCCCGGGGAGATGCTGAGCACCGTGGCAGTCTGCCTGCTGGCCTGGGGAGGTTTGACAGGGCTCATGATCACCCACAGGTACCGTCAGCTCCAGGTGCAGGCCAGACTGGACAGGCTTCTGGCGGAAAGATACAGGTGA
- a CDS encoding tetratricopeptide repeat protein: MSNPLSRNRPHSAAATGLVLVALVLMIGYSVAYRWANPSLTIHRSHSHAPEQNDMTDMIGSLMQRLEDNPEDADALRGLGQAFMRMQAWSQARRFWERLVAVEPENTDARQRLAMCLFRLEEYAAAAKELSQVLRAEPHNGFALFNLGVLYTHYLHDPKQGQAYFQKIVDSPGVSPEIKDQAQEQLEARNGG; the protein is encoded by the coding sequence GTGAGCAATCCACTGAGTCGAAATAGGCCGCACAGCGCGGCGGCAACCGGTCTTGTCCTTGTGGCCCTGGTGCTCATGATCGGATACTCCGTGGCCTATCGATGGGCGAACCCCTCGCTGACCATCCACAGGAGCCACTCCCATGCGCCGGAGCAAAATGACATGACGGACATGATCGGGAGCTTGATGCAGCGCCTGGAGGACAACCCGGAGGATGCTGACGCCCTGCGGGGGCTGGGGCAGGCCTTTATGCGCATGCAGGCCTGGTCCCAGGCCAGACGGTTCTGGGAGCGCCTGGTGGCTGTAGAGCCGGAGAATACAGATGCCCGCCAGCGGCTGGCCATGTGTCTCTTCCGGCTTGAGGAATACGCAGCTGCTGCAAAGGAATTGAGCCAGGTCCTTCGGGCTGAGCCGCACAACGGCTTCGCCCTTTTCAACCTGGGGGTGCTGTACACCCATTATCTCCATGATCCCAAGCAGGGACAGGCCTATTTTCAAAAAATCGTTGATTCGCCTGGGGTCAGTCCTGAGATCAAAGACCAAGCCCAGGAGCAACTTGAAGCCAGGAATGGAGGATAA
- a CDS encoding glycerophosphodiester phosphodiesterase, whose protein sequence is MRTFFLPQQGKAGVLTIAHRGARSMAPENTLQAIRKAHAVGADMCEVDVRLTADDVPVLIHDKVLERVSNIREVPDFQGRRSWAVGSLTLEELMRLDCGSWFLAQDPFRCIRGGKIPAQEMESYKGLHLATLEHALGLIKASGWRINLELKDVGPKRNQVLVDRVCALIRDMDLVDQVLISSLRFETLEAVRAMGPEFHLAFVDSIVHPQVIYRLQSIQATTYHPKHTLVRPDLIRACRGAEIAVNVWTVNRLTDLRLLQAMGVDGIITDVPQRMHTLRIVPAAV, encoded by the coding sequence ATGCGAACATTCTTCTTGCCCCAGCAGGGAAAAGCCGGGGTGCTGACCATTGCCCATCGAGGGGCCCGCTCCATGGCCCCGGAAAACACCTTGCAAGCTATCAGAAAGGCCCACGCCGTGGGAGCTGACATGTGCGAGGTGGATGTCCGGCTCACAGCGGATGACGTGCCGGTGCTGATCCATGACAAGGTCCTGGAACGGGTGAGCAATATCCGGGAAGTCCCCGATTTTCAGGGCCGCAGGTCGTGGGCGGTGGGCAGCTTGACTTTGGAGGAGCTCATGCGCCTGGACTGCGGCTCCTGGTTCCTGGCCCAGGATCCTTTCCGCTGCATCCGCGGGGGGAAGATCCCTGCGCAAGAGATGGAAAGCTACAAGGGCCTGCACCTGGCCACCTTGGAGCATGCCCTGGGGCTGATCAAGGCCAGCGGGTGGCGGATCAACCTGGAGCTCAAGGACGTGGGCCCCAAGCGGAATCAGGTCCTGGTGGACCGGGTGTGCGCATTGATCCGGGACATGGACCTGGTGGATCAGGTCCTTATTTCCTCCCTGCGCTTTGAGACCCTGGAGGCGGTTCGGGCCATGGGGCCGGAGTTCCATTTGGCCTTTGTGGACAGCATTGTCCACCCCCAAGTCATCTACCGTCTGCAGAGCATCCAGGCCACGACCTATCACCCCAAGCATACCCTGGTCCGCCCGGATCTGATCAGGGCCTGCCGGGGGGCGGAAATTGCGGTCAATGTGTGGACAGTGAACAGGCTCACGGATCTGAGGCTGCTGCAGGCCATGGGCGTGGACGGGATCATCACCGATGTCCCCCAGCGGATGCACACCCTCCGGATTGTCCCGGCTGCGGTCTAG
- a CDS encoding D-glycero-alpha-D-manno-heptose-1,7-bisphosphate 7-phosphatase gives MPTASSVCSILLDRDGTIIYDRHYLASPEGVRLLPGAAQGLRALSRAGFRLFVVTNQSGVGRGYFSRQDFSRVQAALEDRLREHGIVIDGHAVCFHAPDQGCDCRKPGTGLWTRLAAEHGLQPGTSLMIGDKESDILFARNAGLLGSILIASPQGPGPEQKQPCREESGWGGHPSCIAFDLASAAAWILGRPEAPGDEGKTP, from the coding sequence ATGCCCACTGCTTCATCAGTTTGCAGCATCCTCCTGGACCGGGACGGAACCATCATCTACGACCGGCACTACCTGGCCAGTCCGGAGGGGGTCCGCCTTTTGCCCGGGGCCGCACAAGGACTCCGGGCCCTGTCCCGGGCCGGATTCCGCTTGTTTGTGGTCACCAACCAGTCCGGTGTGGGACGAGGCTATTTCTCCAGACAGGACTTCTCCCGGGTCCAGGCCGCGCTGGAGGACAGACTCCGGGAGCACGGCATCGTCATTGACGGCCATGCGGTCTGCTTTCATGCCCCGGACCAGGGCTGCGACTGCCGCAAACCCGGGACCGGCCTGTGGACCAGGCTGGCTGCCGAGCACGGCCTCCAGCCCGGCACAAGCCTGATGATCGGAGACAAAGAATCCGATATCCTCTTTGCCCGCAATGCGGGCCTGCTGGGCTCCATTCTGATTGCCTCCCCCCAGGGTCCGGGGCCTGAACAGAAACAGCCCTGCAGGGAGGAATCCGGATGGGGCGGGCATCCGTCGTGCATCGCTTTTGACCTGGCGAGTGCCGCGGCATGGATTCTGGGCCGGCCGGAGGCCCCCGGGGATGAAGGAAAAACACCTTAA
- a CDS encoding CcmD family protein: MLREPKEQGVVSMLSGSGMLLAANIVVWSGIALYIVGLGRRFQRLDRRVHQLEILREQSTESK, from the coding sequence ATGCTCCGGGAACCAAAAGAACAGGGAGTCGTTTCTATGCTCAGTGGGTCAGGTATGCTCCTGGCGGCCAATATCGTGGTCTGGAGCGGCATAGCCCTCTATATCGTGGGCTTGGGCCGTCGATTTCAACGCCTGGACAGACGCGTCCACCAGCTGGAGATTCTGCGTGAGCAATCCACTGAGTCGAAATAG
- a CDS encoding heme exporter protein CcmB — translation MWAQIAALAGKDLRLFLTRGHGAVQAILLGLLLIFLFSLAGAGEDRVPGDWAAAIFWLASCFCQVLVFNALYALEDAHNARDALLMAPMPVQAIWAGKAAAGGAVLIIVQAVFIPACTVFLKLGGVHSWAWLYGTILLIDCGVIVLGALLGGMGSEQSGRDSLFTVIFFPLLAPLLLAGIRLGGFALEGGLDNPWAWVQLAASFDLVFAGLALLLFPVVYRG, via the coding sequence ATGTGGGCCCAGATAGCAGCCCTGGCCGGAAAGGACCTGCGCCTGTTTCTGACCCGGGGGCATGGGGCGGTTCAGGCCATTCTCCTTGGCCTGCTGCTGATTTTTCTCTTCAGCCTGGCCGGGGCCGGGGAGGACAGAGTGCCGGGGGATTGGGCCGCGGCCATCTTCTGGTTGGCCAGCTGTTTTTGCCAGGTCCTGGTTTTTAATGCCCTTTACGCCCTTGAGGATGCACACAATGCCCGGGACGCCCTGCTCATGGCCCCTATGCCCGTGCAGGCCATCTGGGCCGGGAAGGCGGCGGCCGGGGGAGCGGTGCTGATCATTGTCCAGGCCGTGTTCATCCCGGCCTGCACTGTTTTTCTCAAGCTGGGCGGGGTGCATTCCTGGGCCTGGCTGTATGGAACCATCCTGCTCATTGACTGCGGGGTGATTGTTTTGGGCGCCCTGCTCGGAGGGATGGGCAGCGAGCAGTCCGGCCGGGATTCCCTGTTCACAGTGATTTTTTTCCCCCTGCTGGCCCCGTTGCTCCTGGCCGGGATCCGCCTGGGCGGGTTTGCCCTGGAGGGCGGGCTGGACAATCCCTGGGCCTGGGTTCAGCTGGCCGCGTCCTTTGATCTGGTGTTTGCCGGTTTGGCCCTGCTCCTTTTTCCAGTTGTCTATCGAGGATGA